In Juglans microcarpa x Juglans regia isolate MS1-56 chromosome 8D, Jm3101_v1.0, whole genome shotgun sequence, the following are encoded in one genomic region:
- the LOC121241839 gene encoding UDP-glycosyltransferase 73C3-like produces MAPQYSGADHQLHFVMIPLMCPGHIIPMADMARLLAQRGVIITIITTTLNVIRIKPIIGHAIESGLPIRIVQLRLQLHEVGLPEGCESIDTIPSRSLFGNFFAAVNKLQQPLEELLEDMEPTPSCILADKNLPWIADVAGKFNIPRLLFDGTGCFNLLCCHSLHASQVHVSASDSEFFVVPGLPERIELTKAQLPSGLNPSMQDFKDLHAKIRASEEGAYGIVINSFEELESAYVKEYRKAKGDNKVWCIGPVSLSNKTDLEKAQRGTLCRLTPLQLIELGLGLEACNRPFLWVIRGDNGKEELEKWILEDGFEERTNKRGLLIRGWAPQVLILSHPAIGGFLTHCGWNSTLEAICAGVPMVTWPLFADQFFNEKLVVQVLKIGERVGNEIAVPVGEDAKSGVLVKRKKVRETIQKIMTEGKEGEERRERIRKLAEMAREATEKGGSSFLNITLLIEDIRKLGMGIQA; encoded by the exons ATGGCACCACAATATTCAGGCGCCGACCACCAGCTTCACTTTGTGATGATACCGTTGATGTGTCCGGGACATATTATTCCCATGGCCGACATGGCCAGGCTGTTGGCACAACGTGGTGTTATCATCACCATTATTACAACAACCTTAAATGTCATCCGAATCAAGCCGATCATCGGCCATGCCATTGAATCTGGGCTCCCAATCCGAATTGTCCAGCTCCGGTTGCAACTCCATGAGGTGGGCTTGCCAGAGGGATGTGAAAGTATTGATACAATCCCTTCACGCAGCTTGTTTGGGAACTTCTTTGCTGCTGTTAATAAGCTGCAACAACCGCTGGAAGAATTACTTGAAGACATGGAACCGACTCCGAGTTGCATATTGGCCGACAAGAATCTTCCTTGGATAGCTGATGTTGCTGGAAAGTTTAACATACCAAGACTTTTATTTGATGGCACAGGTTGTTTCAATCTCTTATGCTGTCATAGTTTGCACGCATCTCAGGTCCATGTGAGTGCCTCCGATTCAGAGTTCTTTGTAGTGCCAGGTTTACCTGAAAGAATTGAGTTAACTAAAGCACAGCTACCATCAGGCTTGAATCCCTCCATGCAAGATTTTAAAGATCTTCATGCAAAGATAAGAGCATCTGAAGAAGGAGCTTATGGAATAGTGATCAACAGTTTTGAGGAGTTGGAATCAGCATATGTTAAGGAGTATCGCAAGGCAAAAGGAGATAATAAAGTTTGGTGCATTGGCCCGGTTTCACTATCCAACAAGACAGACTTAGAGAAGGCTCAGAGAG GAACCCTTTGCCGCCTCACACCATTACAACTAATAGAGCTTGGTCTAGGCTTGGAAGCTTGCAACAGGCCCTTTCTCTGGGTCATTAGAGGTGATAATGGAAAAGAAGAGCTGGAGAAGTGGATATTAGAGGATGGTTTTGAAGAGAGAACAAACAAGAGAGGCCTCTTGATTCGGGGCTGGGCTCCTCAAGTACTGATTTTGTCACACCCTGCAATCGGAGGGTTTTTGACCCATTGCGGCTGGAACTCAACGCTAGAAGCAATTTGTGCTGGCGTGCCAATGGTGACATGGCCTCTTTTTGCAGACCAGTTTTTTAATGAGAAGTTGGTTGTGCAAGTTTTGAAGATTGGTGAGAGAGTAGGGAATGAGATAGCTGTCCCCGTGGGAGAGGATGCGAAATCTGGAGTCTtggtgaagaggaagaaagttAGGGAAACTATACAAAAGATAATGACTGAAGGAAAAGAAggggaagagagaagagaacGAATAAGAAAGCTTGCAGAGATGGCAAGGGAGGCAACAGAAAAGGGTGGATCTTCATTCCTTAACATTACATTGTTAATCGAAGATATAAGAAAACTAGGCATGGGCATTCAAGCTTAA